A single genomic interval of Tursiops truncatus isolate mTurTru1 chromosome 16, mTurTru1.mat.Y, whole genome shotgun sequence harbors:
- the GGPS1 gene encoding geranylgeranyl pyrophosphate synthase isoform X2 encodes MLHNASLLIDDIEDNSKLRRGFPVAHSIYGIPSVINSANYVYFLGLEKVLTLDHPDAVKLFTRQLLELHQGQGLDIYWRDNYTCPTEEEYKAMVLQKTGGLFGLAVGLMQLFSDYKEDLKPLLNTLGLFFQIRDDYANLHSKEYSANKSFCEDLTEGKFSFPTIHAIWSRPESTQVQNILRQRTENVDVKKYCVHYLENVGSFEYTRNTLKELESKAYKQIDACGGNPELVALVKHLSKMFKEDE; translated from the coding sequence ATGTTGCATAATGCCAGTTTACTCATCGATGATATTGAAGACAACTCAAAACTCCGTCGTGGCTTTCCAGTGGCACACAGCATCTATGGAATTCCATCTGTCATCAATTCTGCcaattatgtatattttcttggCCTAGAGAAAGTCTTAACCCTTGATCACCCAGATGCAGTAAAGCTTTTTACCCGCCAGCTTTTAGAACTCCATCAGGGACAAGGCCTGGATATCTACTGGAGGGATAATTACACTTGTCCCACTGAAGAAGAATATAAAGCAATGGTGCTGCAAAAGACAGGTGGACTATTTGGATTAGCAGTAGGTCTCATGCAGTTGTTCTCTGATTACAAAGAAGATTTAAAGCCACTACTGAATACACTTGGGCTCTTTTTCCAAATTAGGGATGATTATGCTAATCTACACTCCAAAGAATATAGTGCAAACAAAAGCTTTTGTGAAGATCTAACAGAGGGAAAGTTCTCATTCCCTACTATTCATGCTATTTGGTCTAGGCCTGAAAGCACCCAGGTGCAGAATATCTTGCGCCAGAGAACCGAAAATgtagatgttaaaaaatactgtGTACATTATCTTGAGAACGTAGGTTCTTTTGAATACACTCGGAATACTCTTAAAGAGCTTGAATCTAAAGCCTATAAACAAATCGATGCATGTGGTGGGAACCCTGAGCTAGTAGCTCTAGTAAAACACTTAAGTAAAATGTTCAAAGAGGATGAATAA
- the GGPS1 gene encoding geranylgeranyl pyrophosphate synthase isoform X1, translated as MEKTQETAQRILLEPYKYLLQLPGKQVRTKLSQAFNHWLKVPEDKLQIIIEVTEMLHNASLLIDDIEDNSKLRRGFPVAHSIYGIPSVINSANYVYFLGLEKVLTLDHPDAVKLFTRQLLELHQGQGLDIYWRDNYTCPTEEEYKAMVLQKTGGLFGLAVGLMQLFSDYKEDLKPLLNTLGLFFQIRDDYANLHSKEYSANKSFCEDLTEGKFSFPTIHAIWSRPESTQVQNILRQRTENVDVKKYCVHYLENVGSFEYTRNTLKELESKAYKQIDACGGNPELVALVKHLSKMFKEDE; from the exons atggaGAAGACTCAAGAAACAGCCCAAAGAATTCTTCTAGAACCTTACAAGTACTTACTTCAGTTACCAG GTAAACAAGTGAGAACCAAACTTTCACAGGCGTTTAATCATTGGCTAAAAGTTCCAGAAGACAAGCTACAG ATTATCATTGAAGTGACGGAAATGTTGCATAATGCCAGTTTACTCATCGATGATATTGAAGACAACTCAAAACTCCGTCGTGGCTTTCCAGTGGCACACAGCATCTATGGAATTCCATCTGTCATCAATTCTGCcaattatgtatattttcttggCCTAGAGAAAGTCTTAACCCTTGATCACCCAGATGCAGTAAAGCTTTTTACCCGCCAGCTTTTAGAACTCCATCAGGGACAAGGCCTGGATATCTACTGGAGGGATAATTACACTTGTCCCACTGAAGAAGAATATAAAGCAATGGTGCTGCAAAAGACAGGTGGACTATTTGGATTAGCAGTAGGTCTCATGCAGTTGTTCTCTGATTACAAAGAAGATTTAAAGCCACTACTGAATACACTTGGGCTCTTTTTCCAAATTAGGGATGATTATGCTAATCTACACTCCAAAGAATATAGTGCAAACAAAAGCTTTTGTGAAGATCTAACAGAGGGAAAGTTCTCATTCCCTACTATTCATGCTATTTGGTCTAGGCCTGAAAGCACCCAGGTGCAGAATATCTTGCGCCAGAGAACCGAAAATgtagatgttaaaaaatactgtGTACATTATCTTGAGAACGTAGGTTCTTTTGAATACACTCGGAATACTCTTAAAGAGCTTGAATCTAAAGCCTATAAACAAATCGATGCATGTGGTGGGAACCCTGAGCTAGTAGCTCTAGTAAAACACTTAAGTAAAATGTTCAAAGAGGATGAATAA